The following are from one region of the Fusarium keratoplasticum isolate Fu6.1 chromosome 4, whole genome shotgun sequence genome:
- a CDS encoding Diphthamide biosynthesis protein 3: MSDDENISIYDEIEIEDMTFDEALGVYHYPCPCGDKFQIALDDLLDEQDIAVCPSCSLMIRVIFDLDDLPKPPTSGPSGGQIPIAA; the protein is encoded by the exons ATgtccgacgacgagaacatTTCCATCTAcgatgagatcgagatcGAGGACATGACCTTTGACGAGGCTCTCGGCGTCTACCACTACCCCTGCCCTTGCGGCGACAAGTTTCAGAtcgccctcgacgacctgcTGGACGAGCAGGACATTGCTGTGTGTCCCAGCTGCAGCCTCATGATCCGTGTCATCTTTGACTTG GATGACCTACCCAAGCCTCCTACTTCGGGCCCCTCGGGCGGCCAGATCCCCATTGCCGCCTAA
- a CDS encoding Chitin synthase export chaperone, with amino-acid sequence MGSTKFGNFNDFCRDSTLPVCNLLSNPTHDQNDPSWGGCELKGIPLSGNRHLGNLGSILLAGIAIAAASFLVLRSERKRAAVGRREMQLFLIGYIIISICEIFSVGEFPLNKTARIVFSAVHIGMITATTWILFLNAVVGYQIIDDGTPISVILFVVSAAALLIGSGYIALDTGLSWTGFWDSSYNSPNRNIAIYVLYQLFPLVCLVAYFVLEAILVIRILRELRPLLYLVGAALLFAIGQVFNYAISKYICDGTSGKIDGSLFQTLFTLLSVVMIWIFWSSITEDDWPMPVTSTYP; translated from the exons ATGGGGTCTACCAAATTTGGCAACTTCAAT GATTTTTGCAGAGACTCGACTCTCCCAGTCTGCAAT CTTCTATCCAACCCTACCCACGACCAGAATGACCCGAGCTGGGGAGGTTGCGAGCTCAAGGGCATTCCCTTGAGTGGGAACAGGCACCTTGGAAACCTGGGATCGATTTTGCTTGccggcatcgccatcgccgcgGCTAGCTTTCTGGTGCTTCGCTCAGAGAGGAAGCGAGCAGCTGTTGGACGAAG GGAAATGCAACTATTCCTGATCGGctacatcatcatcagtaTATGCGAGATCTTCTCAGTTGGCGAATTCCCACTGAACAAGACTGCCCGGATT GTTTTCTCTGCTGTTCACATTGGCATGATCACTGCCACAACCTGGATCTTGTTCCTTAACGCTGTTGTTGGCTACCAGATCATCGACGACGGAACTCCAATTTCTGTCATCCTCTTCGTTGTCTCAGCTGCCGCGTTGCTCATTGGCAGCGGGTATATCGCCCTCGACACTGGCCTATCGTGGACAGGCTTTTGGGACTCCAGCTATAACAGCCCCAACAGGAACATCGCCATCTACGTCCTCTACCAGCTCTTCCCCCTGGTCTGCCTCGTTGCGTACTTTGTCCTGGAAGCTATTCTTGTCATCCGAATCCTTCGTGAGCTTCGACCCCTGCTCTACCTTGTGGGAGCGGCCCTGCTCTTCGCCATCGGTCAGGTCTTCAACTATGCCATCAGCAAGTACATCTGCGACGGCACTAGCGGCAAGATCGACGGATCTCTTTTCCAGACACTATTCACGCTGCTCTCTGTCGTCATGATATGGATCTTCTGGTCTAGCATCACCGAAGATGATTGGCCAATGCCCGTCACCAGCACCTATCCTTAG
- a CDS encoding Leucine--tRNA ligase: protein MASTDSVPKAMEALTISKTKELKGTEKRDSLIAIEKKYQEKWQQDRVFQPDAPSTDEIPLHSISAAELREQQPKFFGCMAYPYMNGTLHAGHSFSVSKVEFAAGVARMQGKRALFPMGFHCTGMPIKACADKLVNEIKLFGRDFQGYKEEESVVEDKAPAAKQTKEDVTKFTAKKGKAAAKTVKMKYQFQIMQAIGIPTEEIHLFADPQYWLEFFPPLAIRDLTNFGCRIDWRRSFVTTDANPYYDAFVRWQMNRLKELDKIKFGKRYTIYSIKDGQPCMDHDRAEGEAVGPQEYTALKLKVLEWAPKAAETLKGKLPEGSNVYLVPATLRPETMYGQTCCFVGPKITYGVFKANETDYYVVTDRAARNMAYQGIFATEGVIEKAAEIVGSDIVGSLIHAPLSLHKEGVRVLPMETVLPTKGTGVVTSVPSDSPDDFATVTDLAKKADYYGIQKEWAELEIFPIIETPTYGDLCAPFLVKKLKIASPKDTKQLEEAKELAYKEGFYQGTMKVGDFKGEKVEVAKPKVRTQLIDAGEAFAYSEPERKVVSRSGDDCIVALMDQWYLDYGEEAWKQMALKWVDNADGKGLETYTPETKNGFESVLNWLNQWACARSFGLGSKLPWDPQFLVESLSDSTVYMAYYTIAHYLHNDLFGRTKGKGNIGPEQMIDEVWDYLFCRRELSDDILSSSKIPKETLESMRREFEYFYPLDVRVSGKDLIPNHLTFFLYVHLAIFPPEYWPRGVRANGHLMLNGEKMSKSTGNFMTLRDLTLKYGADASRIALADAGDGVNDANFEEDVADNNILRLFTLKEWCEEMVQNQDELRSGEINSFQDALFSNDLNAISKEAVEQFANTNYKLALKAGLYELTSARDFYREACAAANLKMHKDLVLRYIEVQALLLAVIAPHWSEYIWLEVLKKEGTIHNARFPEVGEVDAALSAKRDYVRNTASSVNSAEGLQLKKKAKGKETSFDPKKPKKLTVFVTDKFPAWQAKYIDLLKEMWDPETKSVNDKQLNGKIGKMGEMKKAMPFVQNLKRRLQAGEPANAVLEQKLAFDEKETLLQMVAGLKRTGGLVACDILSVEEGGKKGVNLADGKEVEISVPVAENAVPGVPTFFFENVEA from the exons atggcttcaacagACTCCGTCCCGAAAGCCATGGAGGCTCTGACCATCTCCAAAACCAAGGAACTCAAAGGT ACTGAGAAGCGAGACTCTCTGATTGCTATCGAAAAGAAGTATCAGGAGAAATGGCAGCAGGACCGTGTCTTCCAGCCCGATGCTCCCTCGACCGACGAGATCCCCCTCCACTCCATCTCCGCCGCCGAGCTGCGTGAGCAGCAGCCCAAGTTCTTCGGATGCATGGCCTACCCCTACATGAACGGCACCCTGCACGCCGGCCACTCGTTCTCGGTCAGCAAGGTCGAGTTCGCTGCTGGTGTCGCCAGAATGCAGGGCAAGCGCGCCCTGTTCCCCATGGGATTCCACTGCACAGGCATGCCCATTAAGGCCTGTGCCGATAAGCTGGTCAACGAGATCAAGCTCTTCGGCCGAGACTTCCAGGGCTataaggaggaggagtctgTCGTGGAGGACAAGGCTCCCGCTGCCAagcagaccaaggaggacgtGACCAAGTTCACTGCtaagaagggcaaggccgCGGCTAAGACTGTCAAGATGAAGTACCAGTTCCAAATCATGCAGGCGATCGGCATCCCTACCGAGGAGATTCACCTGTTTGCCGACCCTCAGTACTGGCTCGAGTTTTTCCCTCCCCTGGCTATCCGAGACCTGACCAACTTTGGTTGCCGTATCGACTGGCGCCGATCTTTCGTCACGACCGATGCCAACCCTTACTACGATGCCTTTGTCCGATGGCAGATGAACCGTCTGAAGgagctcgacaagatcaagtttGGTAAGCGATACACCATCTACTCGATCAAGGATGGCCAGCCCTGCATGGACCACGACCGAGCCGAGGGTGAGGCCGTCGGTCCTCAGGAGTACACTgctctcaagctcaaggtcttGGAGTGGGCtcccaaggccgccgagactctcaagggcaagctccCCGAGGGATCCAACGTCTACCTTGTTCCCGCGACTCTGCGTCCCGAGACCATGTACGGCCAGACCTGCTGTTTCGTCGGCCCCAAGATCACCTACGGTgtcttcaaggccaacgagaCCGACTACTACGTTGTGACCGACCGAGCTGCGCGCAACATGGCTTACCAGGGCATCTTTGCTACCGAGGGTGTCATCGAGAAGGCGGCAGAGATCGTCGGCTCTGACATCGTGGGCAGTCTGATTCATGCTCCCCTCTCCCTGCACAAGGAAGGCGTGCGCGTTCTGCCCATGGAGACAGTTCTTCCCACAAAGGGTACTGGTGTTGTCACCTCGGTGCCTTCCGACAGCCCTGACGACTTTGCTACTGTGACGGACCTGGCGAAGAAGGCCGATTACTACGGCATCCAGAAGGAGTGGGCTGAGCTGGAAATCTTCCCCATCATTGAAACTCCTACCTATGGCGATCTGTGCGCACCTTTCctggtcaagaagctcaagattgCGTCTCCCAAGGACACCAAGCAGcttgaggaagccaaggagcTTGCGTACAAGGAGGGCTTCTACCAGGGTACCATGAAGGTCGGCGACTTCAAGGGAGAGAAGGTTGAGGTtgccaagcccaaggttcGGACGCAACTGATTGATGCTGGCGAGGCCTTTGCCTACTCCGAGCCCGAGCGCAAGGTTGTCAGCCGATCTGGTGACGACTGTATTGTTGCTCTTATGGACCAGTGGTACCTTGACTACGGTGAGGAGGCGTGGAAGCAGATGGCCCTCAAGTGGGTTGACAATGCCGACGGCAAGGGTCTGGAGACATATAcccccgagaccaagaacgGTTTCGAGAGTGTGCTGAACTGGCTGAACCAGTGGGCGTGCGCCCGTAGCTTCGGCCTGGGCTCTAAGCTGCCCTGGGATCCTCAGTTCCTGGTCGAGAGTCTGAGTGACTCGACCGTCTACATGGCTTACTACACCATCGCACACTATCTCCACAACGACCTCTTCGGTCGAAcaaagggcaagggcaacatTGGCCCTGAGCAGATGATCGACGAGGTCTGGGACTACCTCTTCTGCCGCCGCGAACTCAGCGACGACATcctgagcagcagcaagatccCCAAGGAGACTCTGGAGAGCATGCGCCGCGAGTTTGAGTACTTTTACCCTCTCGATGTGCGAGTATCCGGAAAGGATCTCATCCCCAACCATCTTACCTTCTTCCTCTACGTGCATCTGGCCATCTTCCCACCGGAGTACTGGCCCCGAGGTGTGCGTGCCAACGGCCATCTGATGCTGAACGGCGAGAAGATGAGCAAGAGTACCGGCAACTTCATGACCCTCCGTGACCTGACCCTCAAGTACGGTGCCGACGCATCCCGTATTGCGCTGGCTGacgctggtgatggtgtcaaCGATGCCAACTTTGAGGAGGATGTCGCCGACAACAACATTCTGCGACTGTTTACTCTGAAGGAGTGGTGCGAGGAGATGGTGCAGAACCAGGACGAGCTTCGCAGCGGCGAGATCAACTCGTTCCAGGACGCTCTCTTCAGCAACGACCTGAACGCAATTTCCAAGGAAGCCGTGGAGCAGTTCGCCAACACCAACTACAAGCTGGCGCTCAAGGCTGGCTTGTATGAGCTGACGAGTGCTCGTGACTTTTACCGTGAGGCGTGCGCCGCTGCCAACCTCAAGATGCACAAGGATCTCGTCCTCCGGTATATCGAGGTGCAggctctgctgctggcgGTCATCGCTCCTCACTGGTCGGAGTACATCTGGCTTGAGGTCCTTAAGAAGGAGGGCACCATCCACAACGCACGCTTCCCCGAGGTGGGCGAGGTGGATGCGGCTCTGTCAGCGAAGCGAGACTACGTGCGAAACACTGCCTCGAGCGTCAACTCTGCGGAGGGACTgcagctgaagaagaaggccaagggcaaggagacgTCATTtgaccccaagaagcccaagaagctcaccgTCTTTGTGACGGACAAGTTCCCCGCGTGGCAGGCCAAGTACATTGATCTGCTGAAGGAGATGTGGGATCCCGAGACCAAGTCGGTCAACGACAAGCAGCTGAACGGCAAGATTGGCAAAATGggagagatgaagaaggctATGCCGTTTGTGCAGAACCTGAAGAGGCGTCTCCAGGCGGGCGAGCCTGCCAACGCAGTGCTGGAGCAGAAGCTGGCTTTCGACGAAAAGGAGACACTGCTGCAGATGGTGGCTGGACTGAAGCGAACGGGCGGCCTCGTTGCATGCGACATCCTgtcggtggaggagggcggcaAGAAGGGAGTCAACCTGGCGGACGGAAAGGAGGTGGAGATTTCTGTGCCGGTGGCCGAGAATGCAGTTCCTGGCGTGccaaccttcttctttgagAACGTGGAGGCCTGA
- a CDS encoding Ferroxidase, translating into MPTPKMSRQVASQASRLASRAIRSSTPLCRSSFRLAPVASRIRLPARAGVLRSYFSTAPARTRGIMPDTENPAKPLNESEDVQPSIAVAELTDGEYHELADEYLDSVVGKFEELQDEREDIDVEFSSGVLTISWPDKGTYVINKQPPNKQIWLSSPISGPKRYDWCIFGEGQGDKEGTAVGDWIYARDGSSLNQVFLEELGVDIDVPGEE; encoded by the exons ATGCCAACCCCAAAAATGTCCCGTCAAGTCGCATCCCAAGCCTCCCGCCTGGCTTCGCGGGCCATCCGCTCATCGACGCCTCTCTGCCGCTCAAGCTTCCGTCTCGCACCCGTCGCATCACGTATCCGCCTTCCCGCCCGCGCCGGCGTCCTGCGAAGCTACTTCTCGACCGCTCCGGCCCGCACGCGGGGCATCATGCCCGACACCGAGAACCCCGCCAAGCCTTTGAATGAGTCGGAGGATGTCCAGCCGAGCATTGCTGTGGCCGAGCTGACCGACGGCGAGTACCACGAGCTTGCCGACGAATACCTTGATAGCGTCGTGGGCAAGTTCGAGGAGCTTCAAGATGAGAGGGAGGATATCGATGTCGAGTTTTCG TCTGGTGTCCTCACCATCAGCTGGCCCGACAAGGGCACGTACGTCATCAACAAGCAACCCCCAAACAAGCAAATCTGGCTGTCGTCCCCCATCTCGGGCCCCAAGCGCTACGACTGGTGCATCTTTGGCGAGGGCCAGGGCGACAAGGAGGGCACCGCCGTCGGCGACTGGATCTACGCCCGCGACGGCTCGAGCCTGAACCAGGtcttcctcgaggagctcggaGTCGACATTGACGTGCCGGGCGAAGAGTAG
- a CDS encoding ABC transporter domain-containing protein, whose product MASQSKLALPGDRTLRGLISRLTGLYVSNRTRISRAVWITLFIALANRIRNAISEQKAASAREAAQRAARRGTTSSGSEETPRKKVELNREFFRSLLRLLKIVVPGWRSKEARLLMSHSFFLVLRTLISLRVAEMDGAIVKALVKGNGKEFLKRIVWWMLIAVPATFTNSMLSYHQAELSLKYRTRLTQFIHDKYLSNLTFYGISALDDRIKNPDQLIAVDVSKFSNSLAELYSNLAKPMLDMTIYTYSLSKSVGGEGVVFMSLLVQLSANVMRALTPPFGKYVADEARLEGEFRFQHSRLIDYSEEIALYGGHSAEKDTLDKGYFTLIKHVNYILRRRFYHGFMEDFVIKYFWGALGLLLCSVPVFIKMPGHIAMNMGDRTEAFVTNRRMLLSASDAFGRIMFSYREVMELAGYTSRVATLLDVMDDVQSGHFEKKLVSSSGTEDNEAVLKGRGTVHESEDITFIDVPIISPNGDVLVKALSFTLKHGDHLLVVGPNGCGKSSLFRILGGLWPVYGGTVYKPPFHAIFYIPQRPYLSRGSLRQQIIYPDSLRQMRARGVTDADLLGYLKTLGLEHLPEMYDEGWDAEAEWRDVLSGGLQQRVAMARLFYHRPKYAILDECTSSVTLETEKAMYDTAKALGVTLMTVSHRRSLWKYHSHILQFDGQGHYVFTRLDAERRLKLEDEREELEVRLRQVPELERRIAELTAA is encoded by the exons atggcgtccCAGTCGAAGCTCGCGCTGCCGGGCGATCGAACTCTCCGCGGCCTCATCTCCCGGCTGACTGGCCTCTACGTCTCTAACCGCACTCGCATCTCGCGCGCCGTGTGGATaaccctcttcatcgccctcgccaaccGTATCCGCAATGCCATCTCCGAGCAAAAGGCTGCCTCGGCGCGTGAAGCCGCCCAGCGCGCAGCCCGTCGCGGTACCACGTCTAGCGGCAGCGAAGAGACACCGCGAAAGAAGGTCGAGCTAAACCGCGAATTTTTCCGTTCGCTATTACGGCTTCTCAAGATTGTCGTCCCCGGATGGCGCAGCAAGGAGGCGAGGCTGCTGATGAGCCACAGCTTCTTCCTGGTTCTGAGGACACTGATTAGTTTGCGCGtcgccgagatggatggcgctatcgtcaaggccctggtAAAGGGTAACGGGAAGGAATTCTTGAAGCGCATAGTATGGTGGATGCTTATCGCCGTACCTGCTACCTTTACAAATTCCATG CTATCCTATCACCAAGCCGAGCTGTCTCTCAAGTACCGAACGCGGCTTACACAGTTTATCCACGATAAATACCTCTCCAACTTGACCTTTTATGGTATATCGGCCTTGGACGACCGAATAAAGAACCCTGATCAGTTGATCGCAGTCGATGTGTCCAAGTTCTCGAATAGCTTAGCTGAGTTGTATAGCAATCTTGCCAAGCCCATGCTCGACATG ACCATCTATACATACTCTCTCTCCAAGAGCGTTGGCGGAGAGGGTGTTGTGTTCATGTCACTCCTCGTTCAGCTCTCAGCTAACGTCATGAGAGCGCTCACTCCACCATTCGGCAAATATGTCGCTGATGAAGCCAGGCTGGAGGGCGAGTTCCGCTTCCAACATTCGCGCCTCATTGATTATAGCGAAGAAATCGCCTTGTACGGTGGTCACAGCGCTGAGAAGGACACCTTGGACAAGGGCTACTTCACCCTCATCAAGCACGTCAACTACATTCTACGAAGGCGGTTCTATCATGGTTTCATGGAGGACTTTGTCATCAAGTACTTCTGGGGCGCTCTTGGTCTCCTGCTCTGCAGTGTCCCCGTCTTCATCAAGATGCCTGGCCATATCGCAATGAACATGGGTGACCGAACAGAGGCATTCGTCACCAACAGACGAATGCTGCTCTCTGCATCAGACGCCTTTGGACGCATAATGTTCTCATACAGGGAAGTGATGGAGTTGGCAGGATATACATCAAGAGTTGCAACCCTACTCGATGTCATGGATGATGTCCAGTCTGGGCActtcgagaagaagctggtgTCGTCTTCGGGCACAGAGGATAACGAGGCTGTCCTCAAAGGACGGGGAACCGTCCACGAGAGCGAAGATATCACCTTTATTGATGT ACCCATCATCTCTCCTAATGGTGACGTGCTGGTTAAGGCACTGTCCTTCACCCTCAAGCATGGAGACCacctccttgtcgtcggcccCAACGGCTGCGGCAAGTCATCTCTCTTCCGCATCCTGGGCGGACTCTGGCCTGTCTACGGAGGCACCGTATATAAGCCACCGTTCCACGCCATCTTCTACATCCCCCAACGACCCTACCTCTCCCGAGGCTCCCTTCGCCAGCAGATCATCTACCCCGACTCTCTCCGCCAGATGCGCGCCCGCGGTGTCACTGATGCAGATCTCCTCGGCTACCTGAAGACGCTCGGCCTCGAACACCTTCCCGAGATGTACGACGAGGGCTGGGATGCCGAGGCGGAATGGCGCGACGTGCTCTCGGGTGGTCTCCAGCAGCGCGTGGCTATGGCTCGCCTGTTCTACCATCGCCCCAAGTacgccatcctcgacgagtgTACAAGCAGCGTTACCCTCGAGACGGAAAAGGCCATGTACGACACGGCAAAGGCCCTTGGCGTCACACTCATGACGGTCAGCCATCGCCGCAGCCTGTGGAAGTACCACTCGCACATCCTCCAGTTCGATGGCCAGGGCCACTACGTCTTCACCCGACTCGACGCTGAGCGACGCCTCAAGCTCGAAGATGAACGtgaggagctcgaggtcCGGCTGCGGCAGGTGCCCGAGCTGGAGCGTCGGATCGCCGAGTTGACCGCTGCTTGA
- a CDS encoding Clat-adaptor-s domain-containing protein, producing MTSCSKAGTYHPGHRHRQRRKHLNSPTINLLHTRISTRADYSKRWNDGFQLSIMINAFLVFNGQGQPRLTKFYTQLETSIQQRLISEIFTLVSNRPAGSCNFLPLPPLLAASGTSHTSSEEQNDVPSLVTYRHYATLFFIIISTSTESPLALIDLIQVYVEALDKLFENVCELDLIFNFETLHATLSEMIIGGVVIETNLDRIVAGVKAQGTVAKRPVNEGRGPSGLGAGLGMGANFAWTGR from the exons ATGACGTCGTGTTCCAAAGCAGGTACGTACCATCCCGgtcatcggcatcgtcagCGCCGCAAGCACCTCAACAGCCCCACCATCAACCTGCTTCACACTCGCATCTCGACACGCGCCGACTACAGCAAGAGGTGGAATGACGGATTTCAACTCTCAATCATGATTAATGCTTTTTTGGTCTTCAATGGCCAAGGTCAGCCTCGCCTGACAAAGTTCTATACCCAGCTC gAAACGAGCATCCAGCAGCGCCTCATCTCTGAGATCTTTACCCTCGTGTCTAATCGACCGGCCGGATCCTGCAACTTCCTGCCTCTCCCACCGCTGCTTGCCGCCTCCGGTACTTCGCACACCTCATCAGAGGAGCAGAACGATGTCCCCTCGCTGGTGACATACCGCCACTATGCgaccctcttcttcatcatcatctcgacctcgaccgaGTCGCCGCTCGCCCTCATCGATCTGATCCAGGTCTATGTCGAGGCCCTTGATAAACTTTTCGAGAATGTCTGCGAGTTGGACTTGATCTTCAACTTCGAGACGCTACATGCTACGCTTTCGGAAATGATTATAGGAGGCGTCGTAATAGAAACAAATCTGGACCGCATCGTCGCGGGAGTCAAGGCGCAGGGAACAGTCGCAAAGCGACCGGTGAACGAGGGAAGGGGACCCTCAGGCCTGGGGGCTGGGCTCGGCATGGGTGCTAACTTTGCCTGGACGGGCCGGTGA
- a CDS encoding General transcription and DNA repair factor IIH — MADSDGEYVADDMSDDDIMDHRVTDDDPKGAGGKSSRPHKKDRNATRAWEKSKRTWETNLPEEDQDGLLSLTALEAEKRKRLLRDTTPLQRGIIRHLVLVLDMSFAMAEKDLLPTRYRLTLRYAAAFVREFFEQNPISQLGIIGMRDGVAVRISDVGGNPAEHLERLKGLEDQDPQGNPSLQNALEMCRGALFHAPSHGTREVLIIYGALLSSDPGDIHETVGNLITDRIRVSIVGLSAQVAICADLCSRTNAGDESQYNVAMDEVHFRELFLAATTPPVTRTAEQSTASLLMMGFPSRTLVAGGDTSYCACHNRPFREGYLCTRCSARVCRLPAECPACGLTLILSTHLARSYHHLFPLRNWVEVPWADAARSAACFSCQAPFPEPPKTKAPDKPKEDAGPKPAKGVSESGRYACEVCRQHFCIDCDVFAHEVIHNCPGCQSIVQKMDGPVSAEPNGTAHSNGDVVMT, encoded by the exons ATGGCTGACTCCGATGGCGAGTACGTCGCCGACGACATGTcggacgacgacatcatggACCACCGCGTCACTGACGACGACCCTAAAGGCGCCGGGGGGAAGTCTTCGCGACCGCATAAGAAGGATCGTAACGCGACCCGGGCCTGGGAAAAGTCGAAGCGCACCTGGGAGACGAACCTCCCCGAGGAGGACCAGGACGGGCTACTGAGCCTGAcggccctcgaggccgagaaaCGCAAGCGCCTGCTCCGCGACACGACACCGCTGCAGAGAGGCATCATCCGGCACCTGGTGCTCGTGCTCGACATGTCGTTCGCCATGGCGGAAAAGGATCTGCTGCCTACGCGGTACCGCCTCACGCTGAGGTACGCCGCCGCCTTTGTCCGCGAGTTCTTTGAGCAGAACCCTATATCTCAGCTTGGAATCATTGGCATGCGCGACGGTGTTGCGGTGAGGATTAGTGATGTTGGGGGGAACCCGGCTGAGCACCTGGAGCGGTTGAAGGGCTTGGAGGATCAGGACCCTCAGGGCAACCCGAGTCTGCAGAACGCTCTGGAGATGTGCCGGGGAGCTCTATT CCACGCGCCATCACATGGCACTCGAGAGGTGCTTATCATTTACGGCGCCCTACTATCGAGCGACCCGGGCGACATCCACGAGACGGTTGGCAACCTCATTACGGACCGGATACGTGTGTCCATCGTCGGACTGTCAGCACAGGTGGCCATCTGCGCTGACCTCTGCTCGAGGACAAATGCCGGCGACGAGTCGCAGTATAATGTGGCCATGGACGAGGTGCACTTCCGtgagctcttcctcgccgccaCCACGCCCCCGGTCACTCGGACCGCTGAGCAGAGCACGGCAAGCTTACTCATGATGGGCTTCCCGTCCCGTACACTCGTGGCCGGTGGCGATACAAGCTACTGCGCCTGTCATAACCGACCCTTCCGCGAGGGCTACCTATGCACACGCTGTTCCGCCCGCGTCTGTCGCCTCCCCGCCGAGTGTCCTGCCTGCGGGCTCACCTTGATTCTTTCCACCCATCTCGCTCGCTCTTACCACCACCTGTTCCCTCTACGAAACTGGGTCGAGGTTCCTTGGGCTGACGCCGCCCGCTCCgcagcctgcttctcctgcCAGGCGCCATTTCCTGAACCGCCAAAGACAAAGGCCCCTGATAAGCCTAAGGAGGATGCGGGACCCAAACCGGCAAAAGGCGTCAGCGAGAGCGGCCGCTACGCGTGTGAGGTGTGCCGGCAGCACTTTTGCATCGACTGCGATGTGTTTGCCCACGAAGTCATCCACAACTGCCCGGGCTGCCAGAGTATAGTCCAAAAGATGGATGGTCCCGTTTCGGCTGAGCCGAACGGTACGGCGCACAGCAACGGCGATGTAGTCATGACATAG